TGGGTGTTTCCTCTTGGGACACTCCCTTTTGGAATACAGCTGCTAAGTGTGAGAAGCCCAAGCTGTATGGAGAGATCACATATGGGTGTTCTGGTCAACAGTGCCAGCTCAGCTCAGCTTTCAAGTCACTGTAGGCACCAGACATGAGAGGGAGGAAACTTCTAGGTGTTCTGCTCCCAGCCATTCATGTCACTTCTCACCATGAAATCTTCCTAGCCAAGGACCCAGACATTGTGGAGCAGAGAAAAGCCATGTTTGCTATGCCCTGTCTAAATTCCTGCTCTCCAGAAATTATGAGCATAATAAAAAGATTATCATTTTGGGCAACTAGATTTGGGGTGGTTTGTCATGCAGCAATGGATAACTTGAACACCATCCAGTTAATGAAGATGGGTGTATGAATTCATTGGGAAAAAGATTTGTATTTCTTGCTAATTTGACATCAAAGAAGATAATATAAAACTTAATATGCTACTACAGTGAGAATCTCAAGGACAAACTGGTTAGTGAGTAAAATCAGTTCAAAGACTATTTAAGATAAGTCATTGCACAAGAACCCTTGAAATATGAAATTTTACAGCTTGCATGTGAAAGAAACTGAAGTGGGGTCCCCTTTTCCCTTAATCctataacatctgcaaagcaaaaatgttgtgtaaacagcattaggccatgaggaggggggagtgagactgtaccagttaaaggaagcgaagctgcggttgcacgcatcagccaagcataacccttttaacaataactgctccaggtccaagtgaaactctttgtgaaattgtttctttgtaaaattgttttttgtgatcaataactgctccagttccaagtgaaactctttgtaaaattgttttttgtgatcaagagctaactgccaactctgcttctgttagactagcttgcttgcgtttctaggatacggtttctgtctatatgaAGAACCAGCGCATGCATGTcggggctgctcactgaattcCCTGTGCGGAGGGAGTCAAGCTGAGCAGTCGCCGGCCAGCTaataaaagctttttaaattctaattgtCTGTCTCaaactttaactcgcgggcaccgtaacagaAACTTGATAGAAATTTTCCCATATTTGACAATAGTCCtacaaatttacataaaattaccAATAATGAGTTGTGAAATTGAAAAAGTTTTTCTAAGTGACCAAATAACCAAATTGCAATCAGCCATGCTAGAGacaagtcatttttaaaatctctcagtaGAAAGTGTGTTACAAAATCATTGTCATATGAGAAGACATGCAAAGAATACACAGcaaaaagcataggaaaaaaaagaattatagagGTGATCAGGCAGTTAAGTAACAAAAATGTTATACTATTTTTCTGAATTGTATGACGTTTGTGGCATTTGCCAGTTTAAAACATTTCTCAGGCTGGCCTGCCTCGGGCAGCATACACTCATTTTTCCTTCAAGTGGCAGGCTTGCGTGGAGTGACCTGTGATTTGCACAATCCTCTGCCTGTAGcttagggtggggtgggggtgaaggcAAGGAGCAggaaaatctttttttgtttttgtttttgtttttgttctttttgaagaggaaaagatggtttattttaCTCCAGTGGAAAGCAAGGGAAGTTTTCCCAACTCTGCCTCCCCAAAGTGTTTCTCCAGTTGGGTTTTATACAGAGGTTCAGaaacaaagagagataatcattcagtcaacatgcaacaagagtgatagacaaaaggcgcatctatctgggaggtttggggtaGTCTCCAGTGATTGTTTAATCGGCTAAACTCATTAGAGATAAAGGGAGTCAATTATTTTAGTCAACCTGTAACAGGTTTgaagaacttcagtaatttgttaTCTCCTGTTTTTTAGATGACACCTGGGAAAAGTGCAAActtacatttacatatgtttgcagaccttacatttacaaattgctcctttgtgagaaaaAGAGCTTTTTTTTTATAGTCtgttccagctttgaaggttacattttgcaatttcctgcttgcttacagttttaaaattatatttaaaaagttactgttacaaTTTCCCCCAGGAAGATCATTTTGACCTTGGGTTCAAGCCACATCTTCCAATTCAGCTTTATTAATTTAGTTAGTATTAACTAAATTAAATACTAACTCCAGAGTATATTTCCCAGTTGATAGAGAACACAAAAGGGAGAGACACGGGGTTAACTGGATGTTCTAAAATCCCAACCATTTTGGCCactgtttctctctcccttctcccttttcaCTGTCCCCACTTGCTGATTATATTCAGTTGTAATAAATGACCTGCAGTTCCTCGAATGTGCCAGGCTCTTGCTCACCTGTAGGCCTTTACACAGTCTATTCCCTTTCTTACTTCTTCTCCTGGATAAGTTCTTGTTATTCAGAATTCAGTTAAGATATGCCCTTTTCCATGAAGTCTTCTCTGACCCTCTTGGGCTGGATTAGGGACCTCTCCTTTGTGCTCCAGTGTTTGCTACTATCTTAGTACATATCACACAAAACATTGTAAAATTGTAATTTCCTGTTGACTGACTTGTCTCTTCCATTACattgtgctttattttcctttgcaaCCCCATCTTGGCACATGGCTTGACAGTATTTTCTGAATGAGTGTATTAAACTAGAGCTTCCCAAAAGTTGCATTATGGCATGCTGGCAGGCCACAAACGGATTGGAAGTGTTGCATAAGAGACTGATCCTCTTAGTCCttggtttctgtgtgtgtgggaTCTTGGTTTTGACATAACCCCCAGGCCTATTGCATTTTGCCTGGTGCTTCTCAGGGGGAATGTCCAAAAGGAGTGGGGTTTGGTGATGCACTCCAAGGTTCCCATTGGTGCTGAGTAAAATGAGTGATACTCAGTAGCCACTCCTAGGCCTCAGTAGGTTGAGGGCAGCCCAGGAGGTGCTCTACCATGTCCATGTCTACTCCAGCAGCTGGCTCCAGAGTGGCCTCCTGCTTACTGTGGACAAAGGACCCATGCAGCTGTGGAGGAGCTGGGGCTCCACATGCCGGGGAACATAGTGCACAGCCCAAGGTGTGGCCCTCTGGGGTTGGAGGTGGGGAGCCAGGAGGTCTCCTGAAGGGTTCTGCTCTTGTGGTGGTCCTGAATCTCCATTCTCATGTACAGGAGTTACTTCTGTCTGTTAACTGCTGATTTGCCCTATCGTGGTATTCAAGATGACTATTTGGTGGCTGCTCCAACAATGCACACATGTTCTGCAAATTAGAGCTCCAATGGTACTGTAGTTTGAAATACTTGACATGAAAAAGCATGTTTGGATACAATATTTTGTCAGTATTACAAGACATTTCAACATTACCATTTGTcagtaaaaggaaaggaagacCTGATAGATTCTTTTCATATGATTTCAATGGTTGAAAATTCTGAATGGCTTTGAGAaaggttttacattttttatcacTCACATCTGTGATCAAAGTTTTCTTTGGTTGTGAATATCAGTCATTTTAAGAAATCAACCCTTAAAGATCCTGATCAGGAGATGTTTAGTCATTTCTTCAACCATAAAATCTAACATAAAAAATTCTGTTCACAGAAGCAAGCTTAAGTGtcttgtaaaaattttaaatattttattaggaatttttatataaaatcagCGTTTAACAACTCACCTAttactttatttcttatttttattatacttatataataaaaagagtataatgatttttttttcaatcaagcCCTCCAAATCACTTCCAGTTTTCCCTGGTGTGCCACTGAAATATTAGCATTTTCTATGTGTGCTATGATGTAAGAAAGATTGGAAGCACTGCATTGAGTTACttcttccaggaagtcttccAGAAACACCTCAAACTGTCATCAATCATTAACCTTCCATTGCACTATTATGCATCTTTATAATTGCTCTCATTGTATGTTTCTGCTGGTTCATTTCTCTCCCCACACCGTCATTAGAATTTGACTCCCATTGAGGGCAAGAACTTTATCTGTTATTTCCTGAATATCAGGAGTGTGGCATAGGGCACACTGATGCTGTGTCTGTTTGTTTAAGGATGTCCTCTGACCCCAGGTTTCCTTTAACTGGTCTCTAGACAGGGTCCAGACCTTTGCATTTCTAGGGTTGAGTTTTTCCTCTCTGCTGCCTCCAGCTTCCAAAACCTATTATTTCAGTCAAAATCCATAACAGCAACAGAAGTTGCCTGGATGATGACACAgaagaataatttatttaaaaaaatagagttgTTGGGAGAACGAGAGATCATACCAGAGGCTAGCCTTCCAGGAATAACTCCCAAGCACAAACTGGTCAGTTGAAAAACCACTGTTGTTACCCCCAGGAAACTGATGCCACTTCTATGCCAGAAACTTGACTCAGCAGCTGTCTTTGCTGCCACCAGTGAGAGTGGGCTGCTCCTTGCCTCTTACGGGTGCCAGCTACTCAGTCAAAGTCAGGCATAGTGTACTTCTTCCCCTGGAATCCAGGTCCCATGCCTGGGAAGCTGGGAAGCATCCTCAGTTCTGCAGGGGGAGATGGTTTTTCTCCCCACCAGCCTTCTAAAGTGAAGAATTCCCCAAATATTGAAAGACATTCAGATGCTGGGTGGCCACAATGAATGTTAAGCGTTCACTCTCCAGGTCCTATCCAGGATGCCCTCAGGGCCTCACCTGGTCTGCGTGCTGGTGAAGCAGGTGCAGGAACAAGCTGATGACATAGGTTGGAAGGAGAACAGGGAAGCCAGAGAGATCATCTTGTCCAGTTGAACATATTACCACCAGTTATGGATGATGTCAGAAATCAAAGGTGGGAAAGGCATACAACAGAATTCATGTAGAATATTTCAAGAGGAAGCAGGTTCTATGATTTAGAAGACCTCACACTGGTATTTCTGAACCTCCCTAGAGCTCATTTATAACATGGAGTTTAATAGTTTAATTTACAGAATTTTATATAGCATTTAGATTATATGAAATGTCTTTACAAGCATTATTATGCTTGAGTGATTCGTTAActtcattaaataaattaacattttttgGGGCTATTTAGGGAGTGATGGCCTAAGTTTCCCTGCCCTAAATTTTGAACAGCTTATAAGTAGATtcagaaatatgaaaaataattgcaATTGTTGAGAAAAGGGATTATAATGGGAGTGGCATAAAGGAAGGAGTAATGAAATGTGTGTTTGGGATAACAAATGACAGATTTCCAGGGAAGAATTTTTTTGAGCTGGGTCTCgcaggatgaataggagttcttCATGGGGGAGTTCTTCATAGAAAGGGAAGAGGATTCCCATGTCTGAATCACCCTCTTCTCTGTGAGGAATGAGGCCTGCTTGAAGATCAGAGGTTGGTGAGAGGGAAGACTGGGTTCCCATCTCTCTCTGAGCAGCTCATATTATTGATGAACTGTTGGGGGCCTCCTCACTGAGAGCCAAAGCTTCTGAAGGTTCTTGTCCAGAGAGTGTTGAGGTGGTAATTGTTTGTCAGAGGCTGTGGGAGCAGAGAGGCATTCCCTGGTCAACCTATCTAGTTATGGAGGAAGTAAAGTAACATAAACCACTGTCTCTGACCTGAGGGGAGGTGGGCAGGCAGTGGAATCTCAGCACCAGAGAGATGGGAGTGCATTGCTTCCATGGattcctgcttctggctccccACTTAGCACCTGCCCTGGATCTCTCCCCTCAAGCTGGAGATTCTTCTGGAATCCTTGACAGGCTGCCTCTCATCTTAAAGGCATCCAGAGCATGAGACTCCAGTATGTTCCTAGGAGACATTTCCTAGCAGAtcctgaaaaaaaagtttttcctgTTATCTAACCTCAGTCCTTGATGTAATTTAACTATGTTCCATTTTGAACTGATATCTTCAGAAGGAGAGAGTAGCTGTATGACTACAACCCTCAGATACTCCTTTCTGGAGGCCAAGATCGGGATAAATGTACCATTTAGTACAGTGAGACTCAGACACAGGTGGGAGAAAATGTGATGGAAGGTGGCAGGCAAACTCTTCCATGGGTGGGTCACTTAGTTGGATGTCAACCTCATAGACATCTTTCCTGACTGACATGGGCTCTGACCACTGGGAAATGGGATAGCAGGTATGCTATAGATCCACCTCTGTTTTAATTCCCATACTTGCTGCCAGGTAACCTTTCTTTGAGTCCTGTCTGGTTTCTGTTGGGCTGGAGTTTAAGTCCAGAGCCTGAAGGCTTGGAGGGGTGAGGCAGTGAGCAGATGTTCCTTTAGGGAAAGGAGACCTTCCTCTTCACCATGTGCCACAGGGCTCCTGTCACCTCCTTGTTGCGAAGGGTATAGATGATGGGGTTGAGCATGGGTGTGATGACGGTGTAGAAGAGGCTAAGGAGGCGGTCCGTGGTGACAGAGGAGCCTGCCTGTGGACGGATGTAGGTGATGCTGGCTGTTCCAAAGAACAGGGAGACCACAAgcaggtgggaggagcaggtagAGAAGACCTTGTGGCGGCTCTGAGTGGAGGTCATTGCCAAGATGGCACTTAGGATACGGGCATAAGAGGTGACGATCAGAGAGAAGGGGACCATGATGAAGACCACGGTGGCTGTCACCACTGAGACCTCACTCTTGTGCTTCCTGGCACTTGCCAGCCTCAGGACTGGCAGGATGTCACAGAGGAAGTGTGGGATGGTTGGGTGACTAGGAAAAGGCAGAGTGAAGATGAGGGAGGAGTGGGTGGTGGCTGTGATGACACCCATGAGCCAGGAAGTGACCACCAAGGCCACACAGGCCTGCCGGCTCATGAGGGTGGAGTAATGCAGGGGCCAACAGATGGCAGtgtagcggtcataggccatggccATGAGCAGGCAGCACTCCGAGATGCCCAGGACAATGAAGATGTACATCTGGGTTGCACAGCCCTGGAAAGAGATGGCCCGGGGGTATGGGGTGGCAAGGTCAGCCAGGGTCCTGGGTACGATTTTGGTGGTATAGAGGAGCTCCAGTGCTGAGAGATGGCataggaagaagtacatgggagtgTGCAGGGAAGAGCTGGTCTGTGTTAGGAGGATGATCATGGAGTTGCCCAGCAAAGTGACCAGGTAGACCAGAAGTACCACCCAGAACAGGGGGCCCTGCAGGGCCTTGAGGTCGgagaatcccagaaggaggaatTCAGGCAGAGTAGAGTTCTGGTTTTCCTGAGCCATCACTCCAGGTCAGAACCTATGGCAcagtcaagaaagaaaaagacaccttCATACAGAAACAGATCACCTTTTTGTAATTTGGTAAAGCCTTTTTCTTACAATCCCTCTCATTATCACATAAGAGAGATAGAGCTCTACTTTGTGGATGAGGCATGGGTTTCAGAGGGGTTAAGGAATTTCCCCAGGGTCATATCTAAGGAATGGCATGCCTGGGACTTGAATCCAGGTCTTGGGACTCCAAATTCCAAATTCCATGCATTTCCacttgtattagttagagttctctagggaaacagaatcaacaatagatatctataaataaaagattttataaaaatgtttcatgcaactgtgggtatgcatgagtccaaattctgtagggcaggcagcaaactggcaatttcaatgaagatgttcgatgaactcctcaggcagtgaaatggcaacttcgatgaacatatttgatgaactcctcagaaaacgaactggcaacttcaatgaactcctcaggaaatgctcgctggttagccgaagaagtgaaggtcctctatctgtctcacttaaaagtcttcaactgattggattaaatccagttgattgaattctctcattgtggaagacatgccattggttgatgtaatcagtcacagctgcagtcaattgactgatgatttaataaaccagtct
Above is a window of Choloepus didactylus isolate mChoDid1 chromosome 8, mChoDid1.pri, whole genome shotgun sequence DNA encoding:
- the LOC119543401 gene encoding olfactory receptor 10P1 — protein: MAQENQNSTLPEFLLLGFSDLKALQGPLFWVVLLVYLVTLLGNSMIILLTQTSSSLHTPMYFFLCHLSALELLYTTKIVPRTLADLATPYPRAISFQGCATQMYIFIVLGISECCLLMAMAYDRYTAICWPLHYSTLMSRQACVALVVTSWLMGVITATTHSSLIFTLPFPSHPTIPHFLCDILPVLRLASARKHKSEVSVVTATVVFIMVPFSLIVTSYARILSAILAMTSTQSRHKVFSTCSSHLLVVSLFFGTASITYIRPQAGSSVTTDRLLSLFYTVITPMLNPIIYTLRNKEVTGALWHMVKRKVSFP